The nucleotide sequence ACAAGTCTAGAAGAAACTTATTTAAAGCCTGAAATAATAGATGAAGAATTATCTAATTATAAAGAAAAATTATTAGACAAGCAATTTTCTAATTTTAATTTATCTGTAGCTGTTACTGATGAATTTATGGAAGCAGTACAAGAAGGTTGCAATTATAAAGTAGTTAATCCACGGAATGGACAAGTAGTTGGTGAGCTAGATGCGAAGAAAATCTTTAAGCTAATTGTGAATTATGCTTGGAAGAATGGTGAACCTGGGATTATCTTTATTGATGAGATTAATCGTAAGAACCCTGTGCCTAATTTAGGAGAGATAGAAGCTACTAATCCGTGTGGTGAACAACCACTTTTGCCTAATGAAGCTTGTAATTTAGGATCAATTAATTTATCTCAATTTGTTAAAAATCAGAAAGTAGATTGGAATGCTTTAAAAGATACTGTTAGATTAGCAGTACGTTTTTTAGATAATGTAATTGATATGAATAAATATCCATTATCTGAAATTGAAGAACAAGTAATGAAGGCTAGAAAAATTGGTTTAGGGGTCATGGGTTTTCATGAAATGTTAATTAGACTGGGTATTTCTTATAATAGCGAAGATGCTGTGGAAATGGCTAAAAAAGTAATGGAATTTATTAAGGAAAATGCTCATCAGTATAGTCAAGAATTAGCAGAGGAAAAAGGAGCTTTTCCTGCTTGGGAAGAAAGTGTTTATGAAAAACCACAAAGGAATGCTACTTTAACTACTATTGCCCCTACAGGTTCAATTAGTTTTTTAGCTGGGACTAGTGGAGGAATAGAGCCGTTTTTCTCATTTTCTTATACTCATACTGATGGTGAAGGTAACGTTTCTACTTTTGAATATGACTTTACTGAAGAAGCTGATACAGATATCTTAGTAACAACTATGGATATTGAACCAGAATGGCATATCAGAATTCAAGCTGCTTTTCAAAAGTATGTAGATAATGCAGTTTCTAAAACGATTAATCTACCGTATGTAGCTTCCAAAGAAGATGTAGGGGAAGCTTATGTATTGGCTCATGAATTAGGTTGTAAAGGTTTAACTGTTTATAGAGATGGTTCTCGAGGCAGTCAAGTTTTAGAGACTAATAAAGAAGATGAAGAGGAGAACCAAAAGAAAAAAGATAAGATTTATCCACAAAAGAGACCATTAGCTGCTTTAGGTGAAACAATTAAGTATGATACTGGTTGTGGTAAGTTATACTTAACTATTAATATTAATCAAGCCGGAGAACCAATTGAGACTTTCCTAACTACCGGTTCAGATGGTGGTTGTAGTGTTATGACTGAAGCAGTTAGTAGATTAACTAGTATGGCTCTAAGGTCCGGAATAGCACCAGAAAAAGTTATCGATCAATTGCGCTCAACTAGTACTTGCCCAAGCTTTATGTATAAGAAAGGTAAAGGAAATAAATTAACTGGTCGTAGTTGTTCAGATGTAGTAGGAAGAGCTTTAAATGAAATATTAAAATCAAATGAATTCAAGGATATGACTGGTGAAGTAACGGCTGTAATTGAGGAAGAAGTTATAAATAATCATAGTATAAATTCAAATATTAATGAGGAAATTGAAGATGTTACAATTCAGCGACCTAATTGTCCTGAATGTGGTCAAAGACTTCATTTTGAGCAAGGATGTAATTCTTGTAAAAATTGCGGTTATAGTAGTTGTGGGTAATAATTAAAATTTTAAATGGAACTAAAAAAACCTTATCCGGGGTTACCCGGATAAGGTTTTTTTAGTTAAGAATCGAAAATGAGATATTATAGTATCCAAGTTCAATAATAAATATGATAAACAGGATTAATATAGTAATTGAAAAGAAAGTGTTTTCTTTCCAACTACCTGTTGTTATATTAATTCCAAATTTAAAGCGGTATTCATTGGGGTATAAAATTGGTATTCCTAGTGGATTAAACATATCAGCAATTAAATGGCTAATGTATCCAATTAAGAGGCTATAATACCAAATTTTATCTATCCAATTAATTAGAAGTAATTTTTCAAGTAGGATTGAAAATAAGAAAACTCCTAATATGCTGTGGGTTAATCCTCGATGTTTAATACCGAATAATTTAATAATCCAACTAATCGGTTTTAGTTTATTACCAATTCTACTGTTAACATGATCTATATCAGGTAGAATAGCCCCTAAAGCTGCTGCACAATATAGATTAACTGGGCTAGATTTATATAGAATTAATAAAAATTCAAAATCAAAGTAATTATGTAATTGAAAACTATTTAGATTTTTAATAACAGTAAAAGCAAATAAGATTGAAAAAGCGAAATGGGTATGGTAAGTCATTAAGATCACCTCGAACATTTGTTTTGAGTATGCATGGGGTAATTATATAATTATTATTTTATTTTGTCAAATCAACGGATAATTTGTGGTTTATATAGTATAATTTTCTATACCAAATTTCCAAGAAGTTTGTTATAATAGTTTTGTGGTAATCTTATTAAGAAGAGAGGTTTTATTTTATGGTAAAAAATAAATTAAAAAGATCAATTACTTACATTATATTAATTTGCTTAATAACTCCATTTTTAACTGGAGTTTTATTAGTGCAACCAGCTATGGCAGCAGATAGTAGCAGTTATCAAAATATCTTAAAAGGATTATTAATGATGTTTTTCTTAAGTTTTATAGTTGATGAAGATGATTCTACAAATGATTCAAGTAATTCTAATATAACAGTTCCAGATATAGGGAATATAAATGATAATTTAAATCAAAATAATAATTATACTCGATATCAGCCTAGACCCGGCGAATTGGAGACTTTAGCTAAAGCTATTTATTCAGAAGCACGAGGTGAAAGCTATATTGGACAAGTTGCAGTTGCTGCTGTAATTTTAAATCGAATAGAAAGTTCTAAATTTCCAAATAGTATTGATGGAGTAGTTTATGAAAAGGTTAATGGAGCTTATGCTTTTTCAGCAGTTTTAGATGGTCAAATTGACTTAAACCCTAATCAGACTGCTTATAAAGTAGCAAAAGATGCATTAAATGGTTGGGATCCAACAGATGGTGCGTTATATTATTATAATCCTGAAACTGCTACTGCAAGTTGGATATTTAATAATACAGAAACAATTAAACGAATTGGTAATCATGTATTTGCTAGACGGAAAGTATAATATATTGAAAAACACTACAATTATTGTAGTGTTTTTTTACTTTAAAGAGATTATTTTACTTTTTTTGATTTATAAATAAAAATTTGATATAATATATATGGTCCCTATGGTAGGAGGGGGGCAATTTAAAATGAGGGGGATTACAATGAAGGAATCAAGAGCTAAGTTAGGTAGTATTTGTGCTGTGGTTTCTGCTTACTTTACTGGTTTTTGCTGAATTACACCTACTATACTTGCACTGCTAGGTTTTGGTGGTGTCAGTTTAGGTGGCTTAGTCATTTTAAATAAGTATCAACATGTTTTTTTATTGTTATCTTTTGTCTTATTAGGATTTTCTCATTATTGTTATCACTTTAAAGGAAAGAAAAAGAAGAAAGAAAACAGGAAGTTTTTATGGGTTAGTACAGTTTTAGTATTAGGTTTAATTCTTTATACATATCAATATTATATCATAGCTTACTTTATGTAACTAATAAAGCGCCCAAATAAGGGGGCTTATTTTTTTATGTATAGTAATATGTAATATCTACATAATATAAATAAATTTAGAATTTAGTTATATTTTTATAGTTAGACTAATATAATTTATTAAAGTTAAGAAATTGATATTGGCTTTGTTATTAAAATCATATAATTAAAGAATGTTAGTCCAGCGACATCAGAGTCCAGAGACTTTAAGAGTCCAGAGACCAAGACTATATTTATTTTTAAATATAGTCTTGGTCTTTTTTTATTTCGCTGGGGGAGGGAGGAGATTCAACAATTGATTTGATTGTGAAGTAGTTAACAATTAATATGAATCGAGAGTAGGAGGGTTATAAGAATGATTACTTTGACTCACTATTTATTACTGGCTGCAGCTTTATTTTGTATTGGACTTTTTGGAGCTTTAGCTAAACAAAATGCTATAGCAATATTAATGTCTATTGAGTTAATGCTTAATGCTATTAATATTAATTTAGTAGCATTTTCGCATTTTGTAGCTGATTCAGTAGGTTTAGTATTTGCTATTTTTGTTATAGCAGTAGCAGCTGCAGAAGTAACAGTTGGAATAGCAGTAGTACTCGCTATATATCGTCAATATTCTTCAGTGCATGTTAATGATTTTAGTCTTTTAAAATGGTAAGTTTAATAGCAAATAAATTTTGAAAGGGATGACCTATGATGGTAGATTATGCCTGGTTAATTCCATTATTGCCTTTTCTTTCATGGTTAATAATAATTTTATTTGGGCGTTTTTTTAAAAGTAAAGTTGATAAGGTTGGTATTGGCACTCTATTTCTTTCATTTTTAATGTCAATTGGAGTTTTGATAGACATAATTAAAGGAGCTACAGTTTCAAAGAGTCTTATTTGGGCAGTTCATGGTACAACTAAAATCACTATGGGTTATAGTGTAGATGCTTTCACTTCCATTATGTTTATAGTAGTTACTTTTGTAAGTCTAATGGTTCACATTTATTCTCAAGGCTATATGGAAGGGGATAGTAGATATAAACGATTTTATGCAGTATTATCTTTATTTACAGCGTCTATGTTAGGATTAGTTATAGCTGATAATCTTTTATTTCTTTTCATTTGTTGGGAATTAGTAGGATTATGTTCTTATCTCTTGATTGGCCACTGGTTTGAGGATATAGAGAATGTTTTAGCAGCTAACAAAGCATTTTTAACGACTCGAATCGGTGATATTGGAATGCTATTAGGAGTAATTATGATTTTTGCTATGGGTAAGACATTTGATTTTACAGCATTAACTAAGCTTGTTGAGCATGGAGAACTAGCAGGTGTTGGATTAACGATAGCAACTTTATTACTCTTTTTTGGAGCGATGGGTAAGTCAGCTCAATTTCCGTTACATGTTTGGTTACCTGATGCTATGGCAGGTCCTACTCCAGTTAGTGCATTAATTCACGCGGCTACTATGGTAATAGCTGGTGTTTATATGATAGCTAGAATGTTTTTAGTTTTTGCTGGAGCACAGACTACTTTAACAGTTATTGCTTTTGTTGGAGGATTTACAGCTATATTCGCAGCCAGTATAGCATTAGTTGAAGATGATATTAAAGGGGTACTGGCTTATTCTACTATTAGTCAATTAGGATATATGGTTATGGCCTTAGGAGTTGGAGCATATACGGCTGGTATATTTCATTTAATGACTCATGCCTTCTTTAAGGCATTATTATTTTTAGCCTCAGGAAGTGTAATACATGCAGTTCATACTCAGAATATACATAAAATGGGAGGTTTGCTTAGCAAGATGAAGATTACAGGTTGGACTTGGATTATAGGTTCAGCAGCATTAGCTGGCTTACCACCATTTAGTGGATTTTGGAGTAAAGATGAGATACTATTAGGAGCTTATCATTCTGATTATCCAATTCTTTTCTGGATTGGAGTAATTGCAGCACTATTTACATCATTCTATATTACTAGAGCTACTATACTTACTTTCTTTGGTGATCCAAGAGATCATGAAGCTTATGATCATGCACATGAATCACCAGCATCAATGACTATTCCTTTAATTCTATTAGCAATATTAGCATTTGGGTCAGGTTTTATAAATTCACCGCTAACTAATATGGCTTTCGGTAAATTTATAGCTTTAGAACATGGTCATCATCTAGACCCAAGTAGTTTTGTGCAGATGACAGCTATTTCAGCAACATTATTAGGAATCTTCTTTAGTTGGTTAATTTATGGAATTGGCCTTATCTCAAGGAAGAAAATCATTAAAGCTTTATATCCAATTTGGAAGATACTAAAGAATAAATATTATATCGATGAAGTATATAATCTTATAATTGTACAAGGAGGCCTGGCTTTTTCAAAGCTTATTGGTTGGATCGATAAATATATAATAGATGGGATAGTAAATTTAGTCGGTAAAGTTGGAGTCGTCTGGGGTGAGATTATAGGAAGTTTTGATGATAAGGCGGTAGATGGCATGGTTAATGGAATTGGAAATAGTTTTTTAATAGGGAGTCGAATAATAAGGAATCTACAGACTGGTTATTTACAGTCATATGCTTTAACTTTATTTTTTTCCGTATTAATTGGGTTAATCATTATAGTGATAGGAGGATAAGCTTATGTTAAGTATATTAATATTTACTCCTTTAATTGGAGCAATCATATCTTTGTTTTTGCCCAAAGATAATAATGACTTAATTAAGAAGTTTGCTTTAGGTGTTAGTTTAATTCCGATTGTGATTTTAGGAATTATGTTGACTGATTTTAACTTTAGCACAGGAGAGATGCAATTTGTAGAGCAGTTGAAATGGATTCCAAGTCTTGGTGTGAGTTATCATTTAGGGGTTGATGGAATTAGTTTTCCATTATTAATAATTAGTGCTGTAATTACTGTGATGTCAATAATTGCATCTTGGAATATTGATAAGCGTGTTAAAGGATTCTTTGCATTTATGCTTTTATTGGAAACAGGGTTATTGGGATTGTTTGTAGCACTTGATTATTTATTATTCTATGTCTTTTGGGAAGTAGTTTTAGTGCCAATGTATTTTTTAATTGGAATTTGGGGTGGGAAACGTCGTCGTTATGCATCAATTAAGTTTTTTATATATACCTTATTTGGCAGTGTAATTATGTTAATTGGTATTTTAGCACTCTATTTTGGAAGTGGTTTAAATACTTTCGATATCTTAACTATAGCACAGCAAGCTGAACTTTCTGCTACATTCCAATGGTGGTTATTTTTAGCTTTCTTCTTAGGGTTTGCTGTAAAAGTTCCAATCTTTCCGTTTCATACGTGGTTGCCTGATGCACACGTGCAGGCACCAACTGGAGGGAGTATGTTACTAGCAGGTGTGCTGTTAAAGATGGGAGCCTATGGCTTTTATCGGATTTCCTATCCTACTTTTCCCCAAGTAGCTCAATCATTTGCCTTGATAATGGGAGTATTGGGAGTTATTAATATCGTTTATGGTGCTTTGGCAGCAATGGCTCAAGAGGATATAAAGAAGATGGTTGCTTATTCAAGTATTAGTCATATGGGGTTCGTATTAGTGGGTTTAGCAGCAATGACTCCAATGTCTATAAATGGTAGTTTATATGTACTCTTTTCCCATGGATTAATTTCACCTTTAATGTTCTTTTTTGTAGGTAGTGTTTTTTATGAAAGAACTCATACTCGGATGATGGGAGAGTTAGGTGGATTATATAATAAGATTCCATTGGCTGCAGGTTTATTAGCATTTACTGCTTTCGCTAATCTAGGATTACCAGGATTATCTGGTTTTATAGGTGAATTTTTCACATTTACAGGAACGTGGACACAGTTTCCTATTTTAGTGGTGATAGGTGTACTTGGATTAATATTTACTGCTGCTTATCATCTAAGAATGATGCAGCGAGTATTAATGGGAGATATATCTGATAAATTCAATGATTTAACTGATATTAGTATTAGGGAACTTTGGGTGGTTATTCCTTTAATGTTATTAATTATTTGGGCAGGGATCTATCCAAATACTTTACTATCATTCTATAATCAGTCAGTAGATATCCTATTAGCATCGGTATTAGGGGGGATGTAATATGAATATCAATATATTACTTCCTGAGATAATTCTAACAATCACTATGATAATTATACTATTAATAGATCATATAGCTATGAAGGGAAGAACAACTAGGGTTACAGGGGTTATAGGACTATTATTAGCAGGTGGATCACTTTTCTTTCTTACTGATAATCTAAATCAGACTTGGGGAAAGTCATTTATATTTGATGCTTATTCGCTTTTCTTTAAGGCTTTATTAATAATAGTAGCTTGTACAATAATTCTGATTTCATTTAAATATGTTAAGAAGAAGGGGATAAGAGCTGGAGAATTCTATAGTCTTATAATTTCTGCAACTTTAGGAATGTTAATTATGGTTTCCTCTTATAGTTTAATTACAATTTATGTAGGTTTAGAATTAATGTCTATTTCTGCCTATGTGCTTACAGGGATGTTACAAGATAATAAAGAATCAATAGAAGCATCTTTAAAATACTTCTTAATTGGTGCTTTAACCTCAACTGTATTGCTCTTTGGTATTTCATTAGTATATGGGGTAACTGGTACTATAGATATTACTCAGATTGCCCAGGTGATAGAGACTGGTCAAGGAGCTTTAACTATGGCTGCTATAAATCCACTGTTAATGATGGGAATAGTTTTCATAATAACTGGATTTGGATTTAAGGTAGCAGCTGTGCCATTTCATATGTGGGCTCCCGATACTTATCAAGGTGCTCCAACATCAATAACTGCTTTTCTAATTGCCGGTTCTGAAGCAGCAGCGTTTGCAGCATTATTACGAATTTTGAATGTAGGGTTTATTAAGTTAGCAGGTAATTGGTCATTACCAGTAGCTATTTTAGCTTTATTATCTATGACTCTAGGTAATATTGGGGCGTTAACTCAGACTAATATTAAAAGAATGATGGCTTATTCAGCTATTGCTCAAGCAGGTTATATATTAGTAGGAGTTGCAGTTGCTACTCAAAACGGTACTTTTTCGGTACTATACTATCTATTAGTATATGCATTCATGACGTTAGGTAGTTTTGCAGTGATTATTATGCTAAGTAATAATTTAAATAGTGATGAGATTAGTAGTTTTAAAGGTTTAAGTGAAAAGTCACCCTTTTTTGCAGGAGCTATGACGATATTCTTCTTATCATTAATTGGAATTCCCCCAACCGGAGGGTTTTTAGGTAAGTTTTATATCTTCCGAGCTGCTGTAGGAAGTAATTATTTATGGTTAGCCTTAATTATGGCAATTAATAGTGTAATATCTTTACCTTACTATTATGGAGTAGTTAAGAATATGTATTTGGAGAGTCCTATAAATAAGGTGAAGCTTAATATACCATTAGAACTAAAAGTAGTAGTTGGGGTATCTATAGTTGCCATTTTAGGATTAGGGATTATACCAGAGACTTTTATTAATATGGTTGAATTAGTAGTTAAATAACTAGCTTCATATTAAGTATTAAAGGTAATATATATTATTAACCTAAGATTTTTAGGAGGTGACAAAATGTATGACTTTAATGGAATTCTAATCTTCTTCTTGTTAGGAGCAGGGTTACCGATAGGTGCTTTAATTGGATCATATATTCTTTCGCCTAGAAAATCATCTCCACAAAAATATAAAACTTATGAATGTGGTATAGATTCTCACGGTAAAACTTGGGTTCAATTTAAGATTTGTTATTTCTTATATGCATTAGTATTTTTAGTTTTTGATGTAGAAACGATATTCTTATATCCATGGGCAGTTACATTTCAACAATTAGGTATGTTTGCTTTTGTTGAGATGTTTGTCTTCATCGCAATCTTAATTATAGGCTTCTTATATGCCTGGAAAGAAGGTGCATTAGAATGGTGTTAAATATAAATGATGATCGAAAGTCTGTTATACATGATGTTTTAAATGAAAACAATATAATTCTAACTACTGTTGAGAGAACTCTTAACTGGGCACGGGGAAATTCTATCTGGCCCTTGACGTTTGGATTAGCTTGTTGTGCCATTGAAATGATGGCAACAGCAGCGTCGAGATATGACTTAGCTCGATTTGGATATGAGGTATTTAGACCTTCACCACGACAGGCTGACTTAATGATTATTGCTGGAACTATT is from Selenihalanaerobacter shriftii and encodes:
- a CDS encoding NADH-quinone oxidoreductase subunit B, which translates into the protein MVLNINDDRKSVIHDVLNENNIILTTVERTLNWARGNSIWPLTFGLACCAIEMMATAASRYDLARFGYEVFRPSPRQADLMIIAGTITKKMKPAVQRIYEQMPEPKYVIAMGNCAISGGPFAESYNVVPGGDEFLPVDVYIPGCPPRPEALIHGFLQLKKKIQS
- a CDS encoding cell wall hydrolase; this encodes MVKNKLKRSITYIILICLITPFLTGVLLVQPAMAADSSSYQNILKGLLMMFFLSFIVDEDDSTNDSSNSNITVPDIGNINDNLNQNNNYTRYQPRPGELETLAKAIYSEARGESYIGQVAVAAVILNRIESSKFPNSIDGVVYEKVNGAYAFSAVLDGQIDLNPNQTAYKVAKDALNGWDPTDGALYYYNPETATASWIFNNTETIKRIGNHVFARRKV
- a CDS encoding NADH-quinone oxidoreductase subunit N — its product is MNINILLPEIILTITMIIILLIDHIAMKGRTTRVTGVIGLLLAGGSLFFLTDNLNQTWGKSFIFDAYSLFFKALLIIVACTIILISFKYVKKKGIRAGEFYSLIISATLGMLIMVSSYSLITIYVGLELMSISAYVLTGMLQDNKESIEASLKYFLIGALTSTVLLFGISLVYGVTGTIDITQIAQVIETGQGALTMAAINPLLMMGIVFIITGFGFKVAAVPFHMWAPDTYQGAPTSITAFLIAGSEAAAFAALLRILNVGFIKLAGNWSLPVAILALLSMTLGNIGALTQTNIKRMMAYSAIAQAGYILVGVAVATQNGTFSVLYYLLVYAFMTLGSFAVIIMLSNNLNSDEISSFKGLSEKSPFFAGAMTIFFLSLIGIPPTGGFLGKFYIFRAAVGSNYLWLALIMAINSVISLPYYYGVVKNMYLESPINKVKLNIPLELKVVVGVSIVAILGLGIIPETFINMVELVVK
- a CDS encoding adenosylcobalamin-dependent ribonucleoside-diphosphate reductase → MSLDLSKNAKNLLENRYLRRNEKREIIETPKELFQRVAKNIAEAEEDQEKQNYYEEEFYKLMTESKFLPNSPTLMNAGTELQQLAACFVLPVPDSMEGIFNAVKNAALIHKSGGGTGFAFSRLRPQNDVVKSTGGISSGPLSFMKVFNSATNTVKQGGKRRGANMGMLRVDHPDILNFINAKGELNEENQELYDQFETSLEETYLKPEIIDEELSNYKEKLLDKQFSNFNLSVAVTDEFMEAVQEGCNYKVVNPRNGQVVGELDAKKIFKLIVNYAWKNGEPGIIFIDEINRKNPVPNLGEIEATNPCGEQPLLPNEACNLGSINLSQFVKNQKVDWNALKDTVRLAVRFLDNVIDMNKYPLSEIEEQVMKARKIGLGVMGFHEMLIRLGISYNSEDAVEMAKKVMEFIKENAHQYSQELAEEKGAFPAWEESVYEKPQRNATLTTIAPTGSISFLAGTSGGIEPFFSFSYTHTDGEGNVSTFEYDFTEEADTDILVTTMDIEPEWHIRIQAAFQKYVDNAVSKTINLPYVASKEDVGEAYVLAHELGCKGLTVYRDGSRGSQVLETNKEDEEENQKKKDKIYPQKRPLAALGETIKYDTGCGKLYLTININQAGEPIETFLTTGSDGGCSVMTEAVSRLTSMALRSGIAPEKVIDQLRSTSTCPSFMYKKGKGNKLTGRSCSDVVGRALNEILKSNEFKDMTGEVTAVIEEEVINNHSINSNINEEIEDVTIQRPNCPECGQRLHFEQGCNSCKNCGYSSCG
- the nuoK gene encoding NADH-quinone oxidoreductase subunit NuoK translates to MITLTHYLLLAAALFCIGLFGALAKQNAIAILMSIELMLNAININLVAFSHFVADSVGLVFAIFVIAVAAAEVTVGIAVVLAIYRQYSSVHVNDFSLLKW
- a CDS encoding metal-dependent hydrolase; the encoded protein is MTYHTHFAFSILFAFTVIKNLNSFQLHNYFDFEFLLILYKSSPVNLYCAAALGAILPDIDHVNSRIGNKLKPISWIIKLFGIKHRGLTHSILGVFLFSILLEKLLLINWIDKIWYYSLLIGYISHLIADMFNPLGIPILYPNEYRFKFGINITTGSWKENTFFSITILILFIIFIIELGYYNISFSILN
- the nuoL gene encoding NADH-quinone oxidoreductase subunit L — encoded protein: MVDYAWLIPLLPFLSWLIIILFGRFFKSKVDKVGIGTLFLSFLMSIGVLIDIIKGATVSKSLIWAVHGTTKITMGYSVDAFTSIMFIVVTFVSLMVHIYSQGYMEGDSRYKRFYAVLSLFTASMLGLVIADNLLFLFICWELVGLCSYLLIGHWFEDIENVLAANKAFLTTRIGDIGMLLGVIMIFAMGKTFDFTALTKLVEHGELAGVGLTIATLLLFFGAMGKSAQFPLHVWLPDAMAGPTPVSALIHAATMVIAGVYMIARMFLVFAGAQTTLTVIAFVGGFTAIFAASIALVEDDIKGVLAYSTISQLGYMVMALGVGAYTAGIFHLMTHAFFKALLFLASGSVIHAVHTQNIHKMGGLLSKMKITGWTWIIGSAALAGLPPFSGFWSKDEILLGAYHSDYPILFWIGVIAALFTSFYITRATILTFFGDPRDHEAYDHAHESPASMTIPLILLAILAFGSGFINSPLTNMAFGKFIALEHGHHLDPSSFVQMTAISATLLGIFFSWLIYGIGLISRKKIIKALYPIWKILKNKYYIDEVYNLIIVQGGLAFSKLIGWIDKYIIDGIVNLVGKVGVVWGEIIGSFDDKAVDGMVNGIGNSFLIGSRIIRNLQTGYLQSYALTLFFSVLIGLIIIVIGG
- a CDS encoding NADH-quinone oxidoreductase subunit A, with protein sequence MYDFNGILIFFLLGAGLPIGALIGSYILSPRKSSPQKYKTYECGIDSHGKTWVQFKICYFLYALVFLVFDVETIFLYPWAVTFQQLGMFAFVEMFVFIAILIIGFLYAWKEGALEWC
- a CDS encoding complex I subunit 4 family protein gives rise to the protein MLSILIFTPLIGAIISLFLPKDNNDLIKKFALGVSLIPIVILGIMLTDFNFSTGEMQFVEQLKWIPSLGVSYHLGVDGISFPLLIISAVITVMSIIASWNIDKRVKGFFAFMLLLETGLLGLFVALDYLLFYVFWEVVLVPMYFLIGIWGGKRRRYASIKFFIYTLFGSVIMLIGILALYFGSGLNTFDILTIAQQAELSATFQWWLFLAFFLGFAVKVPIFPFHTWLPDAHVQAPTGGSMLLAGVLLKMGAYGFYRISYPTFPQVAQSFALIMGVLGVINIVYGALAAMAQEDIKKMVAYSSISHMGFVLVGLAAMTPMSINGSLYVLFSHGLISPLMFFFVGSVFYERTHTRMMGELGGLYNKIPLAAGLLAFTAFANLGLPGLSGFIGEFFTFTGTWTQFPILVVIGVLGLIFTAAYHLRMMQRVLMGDISDKFNDLTDISIRELWVVIPLMLLIIWAGIYPNTLLSFYNQSVDILLASVLGGM